From one Lineus longissimus chromosome 3, tnLinLong1.2, whole genome shotgun sequence genomic stretch:
- the LOC135485162 gene encoding uncharacterized protein LOC135485162 produces MSFPSGEHSQEIASYLLTTLVALGIIGNILLALWRSFREHKILVMPLKLANIFGDLSEVITGLALLLLLLDQDLPEDGICKGGGYLLMFSTLISSGTLLVTIVVLYLWQVEFIIDRGSKRLKGNIKMCTIITASVTGVVWFLGLFFGFLPLIAPDIDTDSAYFYDCIPIRLPGQNSWVYSLILILLICLTLIASFGIIIASFLKIQKLEKEFSDITISQYRTQKRKSLMKRTVRLATVDVMRWIIIMCGVVVAFTGGSSMDRITLKWTLGYILAVGIAVHALLPLIIYLKNTPNKNCLTNKALDVVFQEGFEIPECFQDAKILSSWNKRSGILNLLTYWYHDRRHLDGVMKVFPLHQKQKWASEIKTAAKLSKESHTNVAQYLWASKENRHDEMLSLITGMPFGKSSRIICRAHCELGSLRRLLIDDIQQLTEGSLHSITLDVANGLSHLKSLGILHNKLSAHCIYITGSFQNMIMTGVIADFEESKDVFPAKVKIKPRRNAPAEEVSEVFSLSQLANVDQNLFAPDIRSFALVLLEMVMSLYYFRMRPGKRDTVTASRVSITNSVSPNYQGSTASLKAKALGETGKNPLKVKMPLEKSQDIFDEKNAILGDMNEDYFSSDERIRRSKNLQKHLGLEADKQEAFENELNLSREATSITGLGSKFAPLKLDYRDFGPKPRRDRSIGAYSRHSIKEEKEEHVPEETWDSTVNRVDNRFSPRVMSAVELYDKKVSPVEDKKLRVEMPPLKPDGGDSHVLEYSPNVSDFEDDSKRPSRSMRVDFPEAKSTPLSDSCRLQTNVNLEVDIDGEIDYDVVPYDEEEPPLGASVPIELTGAPDEKMSLAGENVRSHGCESRLEYVRSSSQSNRSDHLSAKSLSLGEDSNSVRSQGCESRLEYVRHSKTMKSDRSSSADSNNQSSVRSGRAWSSDRSSSRSDGCESRLAHYDRVEAVERRLGSFEDSSSSRSNSQSSLYDRWSRGSDGVGHTDRCPAEGRMAHYNEDESGDSDEDRSPFAEDNVNDGAYQFTTVSTMQVNIDGCDAHPCTPEPPLPDAARVISVDTGEPVLSEQELEKPSSAGVRMAWGGKLRTAPEKIDPVSVSKQKNAAFTKGMKDRNSGLRRSLRDRLLPQKIRFQKNKVHTIKFANGPTAAYAKQKANKPINWNGSNGSQRRRSQPAASGDRGSQRWSDSDGGSRPSTAGSRPSTAPDVDSIATPEPAMEPSKSNVSVPCPDLVNNIFKKDDASEYSSSLESTNSSIALINAGSDSPTSDGKIAQPNVEHLLSEDSGIESSYYDDSATGRITRKRPLTGNYETVTEEYILGDDIDIPSAGSSKNDSEKSETDSGEANLEMRPKTDDNHKILPRYFDNNKYLLKQTMPLKVIPKSKPTKQDTVSFETFELVKAAPNPSYHNNGAVGESNFVSQSSRLGDARFNDDDAIYQSIGISLDTCGDGVIMLAKPDIPPRKSHQKKGSSAQNKTSLAQIGGNNDVLILWDSEQAMPPSGSRETGHTKSSSSSAKSVVVSSTMSTTPSSSGIQESVLPKNNIITVVKPRTSQRIQPSKSFKELGIQKPNNLEDDLVVCDLEQTDLNETPVPSPVSFKSTAFQRPQRSTSRDTSRGRDVSLQSRGLSSRADVVSQTSRIYNGSSMAHWSRPNSSIYGDEFQERLTKVAHMTNHVNYGIGSHQICYCKDLSNVFDLLDFDSFINGDESKSEAIMETMFRSGKIGVIGNLMFAMMRVCWFMEQPPTAEDIAEELQYALTSAPPFAVGHV; encoded by the exons ATGAGTTTCCCCAGCGGTGAACATAGCCAAGAGATAGCCAGCTACCTGTTAACGACTCTGGTAGCTCTTGGCATCATTGGGAATATCTTGCTGGCGTTATGGAGGAGTTTCAGGGAACACAAGATCCTTGTCATGCCGCTAAAACTGGCGAACATCTTCGGTGATCTTTCAGAGGTGATCACGGGGCTGGCGCTGCTACTGCTTCTCCTCGACCAAGATCTTCCCGAGGACGGGATTTGTAAGGGCGGCGGCTACCTCCTCATGTTCTCGACCCTAATCTCGTCCGGGACCTTACTAGTCACCATAGTCGTTCTCTACCTCTGGCAGGTGGAGTTCATCATAGACAGAGGCTCCAAGCGCCTGAAAGGAAACATAAAGATGTGTACGATCATAACAGCGTCAGTGACAGGTGTTGTATGGTTCCTGGGCCTTTTCTTCGGCTTCCTGCCTCTGATCGCCCCAGACATCGACACGGACTCTGCCTACTTCTACGACTGTATCCCAATCAGGCTACCAGGCCAAAACAGCTGGGTGTACTCCCTCATCCTCATCCTTCTAATCTGTTTAACCCTCATTGCCAGTTTTGGCATTATCATTGCCTCCTTCCTCAAGATACAGAAGCTGGAGAAGGAGTTCTCAGACATTACAATCTCGCAATACAGAACACAGAAACGGAAATCTCTAATGAAACGGACAGTGAGGTTGGCTACTGTTGACGTGATGCGGTGGATTATCATCATGTGCGGCGTGGTTGTCGCCTTTACTGGCGGCTCTTCCATGGACCGGATAACTCTCAAGTGGACCCTCGGATACATCCTGGCTGTAGGGATAGCCGTCCATGCCTTGCTACCTCTCATCATCTATCTGAAGAACACGCCGAATAAGAACTGTCTTACTAATAAGGCGTTGGATGTCGTCTTCCAGGAAGGCTTTGAGATTCCTGAATGCTTCCAGGATGCTAAGATTCTCTCCAGTTGGAACAAGAGG TCTGGCATTCTCAATCTCCTCACCTACTGGTACCACGACCGTCGTCACCTCGACGGTGTCATGAAAGTCTTCCCTCTTCACCAGAAACAGAAATGGGCCAGTGAGATCAAGACAGCTGCCAAACTCTCCAAGGAGAGCCACACCAATGTGGCGCAATACCTCTGGGCGTCCAAGGAGAATCGCCATGATGAGATGCTCAGTCTCATCACAGGAATGCCGTTTGGTAAATCTAGTCG CATCATCTGCCGCGCCCATTGCGAGCTGGGCAGTCTCCGCCGCCTCCTGATCGACGATATCCAACAGCTGACCGAAGGCAGCCTTCATAGTATCACCTTGGACGTGGCCAATGGGTTGTCACATCTCAAGTCCCTCGGTATCCTGCACAACAAGCTCTCAGCCCACTGTATCTACATAACAGGGTCCTTTCAG AACATGATTATGACGGGCGTGATCGCTGACTTTGAGGAATCCAAAGACGTCTTTCCCGCCAAGGTGAAGATCAAGCCTCGCAGGAACGCACCCGCGGAAGAGGTCTCCGAAGTCTTCTCACTCTCCCAGCTGGCCAATGTCGATCAGAACCTCTTCGCGCCGGACATAAGGTCTTTCGCCTTGGTGCTACTGGAGATGGTCATGTCGCTGTATTACTTCAGGATGCGGCCGGGGAAGCGAGATACTGTGACAGCATCACGGGTCTCTATAACGAACTCTGTGTCTCCTAACTACCAAGGGAGTACGGCCTCCTTAAAAGCAAAAGCATTAGGCGAGACGGGAAAAAACCCGTTAAAGGTCAAAATGCCTTTAGAAAAAAGCCAAGACATTTTCGATGAGAAGAATGCGATCTTAGGCGACATGAACGAGGACTATTTCTCATCTGATGAGAGGATTAGGAGGAGTAAGAATCTCCAGAAACATTTAGGCCTTGAAGCTGATAAACAGGAAGCATTTGAGAATGAGTTGAATCTGTCTCGTGAAGCTACCAGTATCACTGGTTTAGGGTCGAAGTTCGCCCCGCTCAAGTTAGACTATAGAGATTTCGGGCCGAAGCCACGAAGGGATCGGTCGATTGGTGCGTATTCTAGGCACAGTATCAAGGAAGAGAAAGAAGAGCATGTACCAGAAGAAACATGGGACAGTACAGTTAACCGTGTGGACAATCGATTTTCACCAAGGGTGATGTCAGCGGTTGAACTTTATGATAAGAAAGTATCGCCAGTGGAGGACAAGAAGTTAAGGGTAGAGATGCCGCCGCTGAAACCGGATGGAGGAGATTCGCATGTGCTGGAATATTCGCCAAATGTTTCGGATTTTGAGGACGATTCAAAACGACCGTCACGGAGTATGCGGGTAGATTTCCCTGAGGCAAAGTCGACGCCTTTAAGTGATAGTTGTAGACTTCAGACTAATGTCAATCTTGAAGTCGATATCGACGGAGAGATTGACTACGATGTTGTGCCATACGACGAGGAGGAACCGCCGCTTGGCGCAAGCGTACCGATAGAGTTGACAGGCGCGCCAGACGAGAAGATGTCTTTGGCGGGAGAGAACGTGCGCAGTCATGGCTGCGAGAGTCGTTTAGAATATGTTCGTAGTAGCAGCCAAAGTAACCGATCTGATCATTTGAGTGCGAAATCGTTATCCTTGGGCGAGGATTCGAACAGTGTCAGGAGCCAAGGTTGTGAAAGTCGTCTAGAATACGTGCGGCATAGTAAAACTATGAAGTCAGATCGATCCAGTTCTGCCGACAGTAATAACCAATCAAGTGTCAGATCTGGCCGAGCGTGGTCTTCCGATAGGAGTAGTTCTCGCTCCGACGGCTGTGAGAGTCGCTTGGCCCACTACGATCGCGTCGAGGCTGTGGAGCGCCGTCTTGGGAGTTTTGAGGACTCGAGCAGTAGCAGGAGTAACAGTCAGTCTAGTCTCTATGATAGGTGGAGCAGAGGGAGTGATGGTGTTGGTCACACGGATCGTTGTCCCGCCGAGGGCAGAATGGCCCACTACAACGAGGACGAGTCGGGCGACTCGGATGAGGACCGAAGTCCATTCGCCGAAGACAACGTCAATGACGGTGCTTACCAgttcacaactgtctccacaaTGCAGGTGAACATTGACGGGTGTGACGCTCATCCTTGTACGCCAGAGCCGCCACTACCTGACGCAGCACGAGTGATTTCAGTGGATACGGGCGAGCCGGTCCTATCGGAACAAGAACTTGAGAAACCGTCCAGCGCCGGTGTCAGGATGGCGTGGGGTGGGAAGCTCCGGACAGCGCCCGAGAAAATTGACCCTGTCAGTGTTTCTAAGCAAAAGAACGCTGCATTCACTAAGGGAATGAAAGACAGAAACAGCGGTTTGAGGCGAAGTTTAAGGGATCGCTTGCTCCCGCAAAAGATTCGGTTTCAAAAGAACAAAGTTCACACCATAAAGTTTGCGAATGGACCGACGGCGGCGTACGCGAAACAGAAAGCGAACAAACCAATAAACTGGAATGGGTCGAATGGGTCTCAAAGACGGAGAAGTCAGCCGGCAGCCTCGGGGGATAGGGGAAGTCAGAGATGGTCTGATAGTGACGGTGGAAGTAGACCATCAACTGCCGGCAGCAGACCGTCTACTGCCCCGGATGTTGATAGCATAGCGACCCCGGAGCCCGCGATGGAACCAAGCAAATCTAATGTGTCGGTTCCGTGTCCCGATTTAGTgaataacattttcaaaaaggatGACGCGAGTGAATACAGTTCTTCGCTTGAGAGTACGAACTCTTCTATCGCGCTGATAAACGCAGGGAGTGATTCACCAACATCTGATGGAAAGATAGCTCAGCCGAATGTCGAGCACCTGTTGAGTGAGGACAGTGGGATTGAATCAAGTTACTATGACGACAGTGCCACAGGGAGAATCACTCGTAAGCGGCCGCTGACGGGAAATTACGAGACTGTTACAGAGGAATATATTCTAGGCGATGATATTGATATTCCGAGCGCGGGTTCCTCTAAGAATGACAGTGAGAAGAGTGAGACTGATTCTGGAGAGGCAAATCTGGAGATGAGACCAAAGACAGACGACAATCATAAAATCTTGCCACGATATTTTGACAACAACAAATACCTTCTGAAGCAGACGATGCCTTTGAAGGTCATTCCAAAGTCAAAGCCAACAAAACAGGACACTGTTTCATTCGAAACATTCGAATTAGTAAAGGCTGCGCCTAACCCTTCTTATCACAACAATGGCGCAGTTGGGGAATCAAATTTCGTTTCTCAGTCGTCAAGACTTGGGGATGCGAGGTTTAACGACGACGACGCCATCTATCAGTCGATTGGTATATCATTGGACACGTGTGGTGACGGTGTAATCATGTTGGCAAAGCCGGACATCCCGCCAAGAAAATCTCATCAGAAAAAAGGATCGTCTGCTCAGAACAAAACTAGTCTCGCCCAGATAGGTGGGAATAATGATGTGCTTATATTATGGGACTCTGAACAGGCAATGCCACCAAGCGGTAGCAGAGAGACTGGTCATACGAAATCAAGTTCGTCGTCTGCGAAATCTGTCGTCGTCTCATCGACGATGTCAACCACCCCATCTTCAAGTGGCATTCAGGAATCTGTTCTACCAAAAAACAATATCATCACTGTTGTGAAACCACGTACAAGCCAAAGAATCCAGCCATCGAAAAGCTTCAAGGAATTAGGAATACAAAAACCGAATAATCTTGAAGACGACTTAGTTGTGTGTGACTTAGAACAAACAGATTTGAACGAGACGCCTGTCCCGTCTCCGGTCAGCTTCAAATCCACCGCTTTCCAAAGGCCACAGAGAAGTACATCACGTGATACATCTCGTGGGCGAGATGTCAGCCTGCAAAGCCGCGGGTTGTCATCACGAGCAGACGTTGTCAGCCAAACATCTCGTATATACAATGGTAGTTCCATGGCTCACTGGAGCCGTCCGAACTCAAGTATATATGGAGATGAGTTCCAAGAGAGATTAACCAAGGTTGCTCACATGACTAATCACGTGAACTACGGCATTGGCAGCCATCAAATCTGCTACTGCAAGGATCTCTCCAACGTGTTTGATTTGTTGGACTTTGATTCTTTCATCAATGGCGACGAGTCCAAGTCGGAGGCGATCATGGAGACGATGTTCCGCTCGGGAAAGATCGGAGTCATCGGGAACTTG ATGTTCGCTATGATGCGAGTATGTTGGTTCATGGAACAGCCACCCACCGCAGAGGACATCGCGGAGGAGTTGCAATACGCCCTCACTTCAGCGCCACCTTTTGCCGTCGGCCACGTTTGA